The Oceaniferula marina sequence TAGACTTTTTCGTCATGGGTATTTTCAGCAAACCAAAACTCAAGGGCAAAGGACCGACTCGCGACAGCATGCCGGACCACCTCTGGACCAAATGCACCGACTGCGGTGAGTTGATCCACACCCTTGATCTACAACAAAACCACCAGGTCTGCCCGGAGTGCAACCACCACTTTCTGATGCCTTCCCGGGAGCGCATCCAACTCATTGCTGACCCTGGAAGCTTCGAGGAAACCCACGCCGGCCTATTCTCCAAAAACCCACTGAATTTTGACAAGTATGAGGAAAAAATCTCGATGCTTCGTGAAAAAACCGACCTCAATGACGCCGTTGTAACTGGCTCACTCACCATCGAGGGAAAACCAACCATGATCGCAGTCATGGACTTCAAGTTTTTTGCCGGATCCATGGGCTCCGTCGTCGGGGAAAAAATCACCCGTGCGATCGAAGAAGCCACCGAACAAAAATGCGCGATCATCATCGTCTCATCCTCATCCGGGGCCCGCATGCAAGAAGGCCTGCTCTCACTCATGCAAATGGCCAAAACCTGCGCCGCCCTGGCTAAACATGCTGATGCCGGCCTCCCATACATCTCCGTCATGACCCACCCGACCACCGGAGGCGTCACCGCATCCTATGCAACCATCGGCGACATCAACCTCGCCGAGCCCAAATGCATGATCGGTTTTGCAGGGCCGCGTGTCGTCAAGGAAACCACCCATCAGGACCTCCCCCCCGGCTTCCAAACCGCCGAATTCATGCTCGAACACGGACTGATCGATGACATCGTGCACCGCCGTAAACTACGCAACAAACTCGGCCAACTCCTCAAGTATCTCCTCCCCTAAGAGGGAGTGCCGCGTGTCTTCAGACTGAAACACTGGAACTTTTCAACTCCTGCATCCGTCAAAGCGGAAGGCAGGTTCCTCAGAATGACCTACAGCGAAGCACTCGACTGGCTCTATGCCACGCAACAGTTCGGCATCAAACTAGGCCTCGAACAACCACGCCGACTGCTCCGCGAAACCCTCGGGTTTCCCTCCGCCAAAACCAAGGTCATTCACGTAGCCGGCACCAACGGCAAAGGGTCCACCTGTGCCATCCTCAATGCCCTGGCCCGGTCCTGCGGCGTCCGCACCGGCTTGTTCACATCCCCCCATCTGGTCGACTTCAGAGAACGGATTCAAGTCAGCGGACAGCACATCCCGGAAGCCACTACCGCCAAATACCTCGACGACCTCAAGCGGCTCTGTGCCGACTGGGAACATCACCCAACATTTTTTGAACTAACGCTGGCCGTGGCGATGCGCCACTTCCGACAGCAGGAATGTGAGCTGATCCTCCTCGAAACCGGTATGGGTGGCAGACTCGACGCCACCACAGCAGTGCCCGCCGATCTCGCGGTGATCACCCCGATCGCCATGGACCACTCCCAGTGGCTCGGGGAAACGCTGGAGGAAATTGCCGCTGAAAAAGCGGGTATCATCGTGCCCAAAAAGCCCGTGCTCAGCAGCCGACAGGACCCTGCAGCCCGACACGTCATCGAACAAGAAGCCAACGAATGCAGGGCCCCGCTCGAGTTTATCACCGAACCCCTGAGCGGTTACCACGTCAACATTCCCGGCCCACACCAAAAGGACAATGCCGCCCTTGCCCTTGCCGCAGCCCACAGCATTGGACTACCGCTCAATGCCGACACCGTCCGACATGCACTCAGCACTGTCACCTGGCCCGGACGATTCGAACGACTTGAAGATCACCCTATCATTCTCGACGCCACCCATAACCCCCACGCCGCCAAAGCTCTGGTCAGCACATGGAATGAAGTCTACCCCAATCAAAAGGCCTCTCTCGTCTTTGGTGCGGTGGAGGGAAAAAACACTGAGGAGGTGCTCGACATCATTGCCCCCATCGCCAAGCATATCCATCTCACACCAGTGAACTCTCCGAGATCACTGAGCCCTGAAGATCTTGTGCAAGCTCTACCAGCTGGAGCCCCGCCTCACACCCTGCATGAGAGCCTGGACGAAGCCATCAAAAAGCTCTCACCAGCCCCTCACACTGGAGAAGAACGCGGGGTAAACGATCCCATACTCATCACCGGCTCACTTTTCCTGATCGGCCAGGCTAAAGCCATCCTTGCGGGTGAATCAACCCGCTCAAGCAGTCAGTAAGAGAAAGTGGATAATAAAATCAAGGGCATCAGCCCTGCCATCACCAATCATGAGGTCCCCGGGCCGAACAAGCACTCCAGCCTCTCCAAAAGCGGAGATACCTCTCCGCACTCCCAAAAAATGCTCACCCACGCTATGCGAAAGTAGGACAGATTTTTAATCTGTCGACAACCTAAGGAACAAACAAGCTCCCCACCTCATCTCATAGCAGTCGACAGGTTAGCCCCCCTACAAACATCCTCAGCTCTTCCATCTCCGCCCCTGCCTCGCCGAATACAAAACGCCCTCAAACTCATTCATCGTCTCTTGCCCAAACGCCAACTCCCAACCGGACGGCTCGGAACCGGAGCGAAGCGGAGATAGCCCTAGGCAAAGCCGTCCCTGCCAGACCATCTTCCATCTTCCATCTTCCATCTTCCATTCTCCATTTTCAATTAAATCATGACTTTCCAATCACTTCTCCGGCGCGCTGAGATCGGCGCCAACTCCTACCTTCTTGAACTCGACGACACTCGGATCATCCTCGACTCCGGTATGCATCCGAAAGAAGAAGGCTCGGACTCGCTCCCGGCCCATCACGAAATCCCGGCCAACAGCATCGACTCCATCTTTGTTTCCCACTCCCACCTCGACCACTCGGGTTCTCTCCCCGTCCTGATGCGTGATCAGGAAAATGCCGATGTCTACATGACTCCGGCGACCTCCAAACTGGTCGATGCCTTGCTTCACAACTCGGTCAATGTCATGGAAAGCAAACGCACCGAACTGGGAATCACCGAGTATCCTTTTTACACCCACCGCGAACTCGATCAGCTCGAAAAACGTTGGCGAACCTTCAACTACGAGCGCCCCTTTGATATCGGCGGCCCCGACAGCAATGTGCGAGCCACCTTCTACGACGCCGGCCACATCCTCGGATCCGCAGGTGTCCTGCTCGAAACTCTGGATCAACGAATTTTCTACACCGGCGACGTCCAGTTTGAAAATCAAACGCTCATCCCGGGAGCCACACTCCCCGAGGAGGACATCGACACCCTGATCATCGAAACCACGCGCGGAGCCTCCCCCCGCCCCGAAAGCTACAGCCGGGACGAGGAAGAGCTCCGCTTTGCCGAATCCATCAACGACTGCCTAAAAGGTGGAGGCTCGGTCCTGGTCCCCGTCTTTGCCATGGGCAAAACCCAGGAAGTGCTCACCATGATCAACCGCTTCAAGGCCGAGGGGCTGATCCCCGATGCCCCGGTCTATATCGGAGGACTCAGCACCAAAATGACCCTGATCTTTGACGAATTTGCTGATTCCACCCCACGAAACCAGCCCGGGTTCCAAATCCTGCGCGACATGGAAGTCAAAACCGGAGGCCGCCGCAAGCGCCGTGCTCCGATCACCTACCAACGGGGGGCCATCTATGCCCTGTCCAGCGGGATGATGACCGAAAAAACCGTCTCCAACAACTTCGCCAGAGGCTTCATCAACAACCCGAAAAACCATCTCCTCTTCGTCGGATACGCCGACCCCGATTCGCCAGCCGGCCATATCAGATCCGGTAGCCTCGGAGACTTGATCGACCTGGACCCCGAGCAAGACCCCGTACAATTCAACTGCCCAATGGAAGTCTTCGACTTCTCAGGTCACGCCACTCGTGATGACCTGCTCGACTACATTTTGCGGGTCAACCCGAAGCGCACTTTCCTGGTTCACGGTGACATGGACGCCAGCGAATGGTTTGCCCAACAACTTGCCGAGAAACTTCCGGACTGCGAAACCATCATCCCGTTTCCCGGCAAAAAATACTAAACTCCCGCAAGGCAAGCAATCGGTAGGGCTGATTGGCCTCAATCAGCCGTCGATGCATGAACTTCAAGGGAAGCTTGCCAACCAAGCATAAAGATCCACCTATCAAGGGTGAACCTCAATGGTCGGATCCCCCAACAAGTTGAGCTCGACCAGACACATGTGGTAATTGGCCGAGGCCTTCGCCTTTTCGGCCAACTTGGCTTTGGTTTTCATCAGGGCCTCGCCAGTGCTGAGCTTCTGGCCAATTCCCATTTCCCAGAAATAGGTCATCGTGCGAGTGGTTCCGTCCATTTTACCCTCCCACATCATCAAAGGGAAGCTCTCACGGGGATTGACAAAGTGAGGTTTCCCCTCACGACACGGTGCCACAATGGCAATCGCACCAGCGTCAGGAACGCGCAACATCGACTCGGCAATGCAAGGGTCTTTAACCGCATCGTAGTGCCCGGTAAAACAGGAGACGGTAGTGATGATCGGGTAGGCATCCTTGTTGGTCAATTTGGCCACATGTTTCCTAGTGAATTTCTGATGTTTCTCCAACACCCAGCAGTCCAACAATCCGTGACCGTGAAAGTGATACTTTCCAGTCTGCTTACTATTGAGCATCTTGACCCAATTGTCAGGATTAAGGTCGTAATCTCCGGGTTTCGCATCGTCCCACGGCGTCTCGTGTGAAAAATATCGAGACATTTCGCCTCCCTTCAGCACCTTCGACACGTGGTCATCCCAACTGCGTCGCACCTTGGGATAGGCCCCCTTGACCTCACAGGTGTAGATGAAGTTTTTGCCAAAAGCACCCTTCGGGTAGCGGGACTCGTAAGCCACCACCTTGTCGGTGTAAGCCTTGACGTCTTCTGCCGTCCGAACCGGAATCCGCCCCAAGCCCACACTTCCATCAGGATAAGAAATCGCCACTTTATCCTCCTCGAACTCACCATAAATACCGTCTCCGTCCGCATCCCAATTCGTAGGTGAGAGGTAGTAAATATCCGTCGGAATATCACGTTTCTCCCCCCACATGTTGATGTGGACCGTGTCCCGGTCCGGAACGACACCCTTGCCACCCGGCAAACTATCACCACCAAGCACCACCCATCGCAGTCCACCGGCATCGATGTGCTTGCGCACGCACTGACGGATTTTTTCCTGAATATCCGGCCCTGGATAGATTTTTTCGATCTCCTCTGTGGTGACGACCTTGACCGGCTTACCCTGTTTCTGCTTCCAGATCGCATAGGGTTTCCAAGCATCAGCAAGCTCTGGAGAGGTGACCAATAATACCTTTGCCGGTTTCTCGTCAGCAATAAGAGGCAACGATAAAATCGCAGTTAAATAGATTAAAACCCTGGGGATCATAAAAATAAAAGAAGTTCATCACATCAGCGCCCCGTGTCGCGCTACCTGTCTTTTTCTCTATTCTCTCTCAAATCACTGCTCATTTTTCTCTTCATCCAAAGGAGCCACAGTGAAATGGGTTACTTTTTCAACCACCTTCACGGCTTCAAAAATCTTACCACTGTCCCTAGACACCAACTCTCCGTTAGACAGTTTGAACTTGGTCTCACAATGAATGGTCAGATTGTATTTGGCCTTCCCATCCTTCGATTCCACAACAAAAGAATAGGGAGCGATCCGCAAACCTCCCAGATTTTTGAAATGATTTCCCAGTCGAGTTGCAAAGCCTGAGTCAGGGAGTTTAAACGATTTCTCTATCAGCTTTTTCAGCGTTGGTTGCTGCACCAGCAAAGGAGCCACTTGATCCTGATAGGAGACCGAACCTCCTGCCAGCAGTTTCGAAGGCATCCACACCAACAAACCAAGACAAAACACACACAACGTTTTCATAAGGGATACAACTAAACCTAACACCCGAAACGGGCAAAGAAAAAAATGGCCGCTGCATCCATCATGGATCCAGCGGCATTCAAATATACGCCCACTAACTCGAAGCGAGCTTCAGAGCCTGATCAAGGTCGGCGAGGATATCGTCAATGTGTTCAATCCCCACACTGAGACGAATCAATCCGGGAGAAATACCACCCGCAAGTTGCTGCTCAACATTCAGCTGACTATGGGTCGTGGTAGCCGGATGAATCGCCAAACTCTTGGCGTCCCCGACATTGGCCAGGTGAAGGAACAACTTCAGACCTTCGATAAACTTCTGCCCGGCTTCGCTGCCATCTTTCAATTCGAAGACGACCATTCCGCCGCCCTTGCCCTTGAGATATTTCTGACACCGTCCGTATTCGGGATCGCTTGTCAAACCGGGGAACCGAACCCACTCGACGGCCTCGTGGCCCTGCAAGTATTCAGCAACCTTGAGCGCATTCTCCGAATGGCGTTCGACGCGAAGCGGCAGAGTTTCGATACCTTGCAAGAACTGCCAGGCATTATCCGGGCTGATGCAGGCGCCGAGGTTGCGCAATGGAACCGTCCGCATCCGCAAAATAAAGGCCAGCGGAGCCAGCGGCTCCGGCAAATCATGCCCCCAACGTAAACCGTGATACGAGTTATCCGGCTCATCATACAACGGATGTTTACCCGCCCCCCAGTTAAACCTTCCAGAATCCACTACAATCCCTCCGATGCCGATTCCGTGACCGCCAAACCACTTGGTCAAAGAATGCACAACGATATCCGCACCGTGCTCAAGCGGATTGGTCAAATACGGTGTGGAAAACGTGGCATCCACAATGAGAGGAATCCCATGCGCTTTGGCAACGGCAGCAATCGCCTCCAAGTCGGCGACCTCCAAGGCCGGGTTGGAAACCGTCTCACAGAACAAAGCCCGAGTGTTTTCATCGATGGCAGCTTCGAAGTTGGCAGGGTCCGTGGAATCGACCAAGGTGACATCAATCCCCATCTTCGGAAGGATATCGTTAAACATCGTATAGCTGCCACCATAGAGATTCCTTGCGGAAACAATATTATCTCCAGCTTCAGCCAGGTTGATGATCGTATTGTGAATCGCTGCCGTGCCGGAAGCAAAAGCCAAGCCTCCCATTTCAGGAGCCCCCTCCAACAAACAAACGCGCTTTTCCAACACGTCAGTGGTTGGGTTCATCAGTCGAGAATAAATGTTCCCCAACTCCTTGAGCGCAAACAAATTCGCCGCATGCTCAGTAGAATTAAAGGTAAATGACGATGTGCGATAGACAGGAACCGCACAGGCATTTGTCGTCGGGTCGGGCTGCTGCCCGCCATGAAGGCATAAGGTTTCAAGTTTCATATGAGTGCGAATCGATAGCACAGGAAACGTAAACTGCAAAGACCGTATTGTGACCTGTGCAAGCAGAGCTCCTACATTAGGGTGATGATCTCGGTGATACCTGCGGCTCTGACAAGATTCCAAAACTGTACCAAACGGGCCTCGAAACAGAAAGACAGGGCGATCCGACAACGTAAGCTTGCATCATCCACCATCCAAAACGCACACATGAAACGCAGAACCTTTCTCGGATCCCTCGCCGCCGCCAGTAGTATCTCAGGTATCGCCGCCGCTGATGAACCCAAAGCGCCGGGAGTCGACAACGTCAAACTCCTAAGCCCACCCGTTATTCAAAACCCGGGTGAAGATGCCTTTACTGTTGCTTGGGCCGTCAGCGGCATGGCCACCGGATGGGTCGAATGGGGAACCACACCAGAATTAGGAAAGCAGAGTATCCCCGCCCATCACGGGCTGATGAGCATGAGCGAATACGCGCTCTCCGCACGAATCGAAAACCTTCCAACCGACACGCCGATTTACTACCGGACGGTCACCATCCCCATTCACTACAAAAACGCCTACGCCATCGAGCGAGGTACACCACTCGTGGGGAAGACCCGCAAACTCAAATTGCCCACGGCCGAGGCCTCCAGCTGCAGCCTGACCATGGTCAACGATACCCACGATCACGCAGACACCCTCAACGCTCTGGCCAAACGCATCGAAGCAATCAACCCGGACGCCCATCTCTGGAATGGAGACGCGTGTAACGACTTTCACAACCCACAGCTCATGGCCAGAATCTGCCTGACACCGGGGCAGCACAAAGACCAGCCCGAACACGGAGGCTGGGCATCCACCCGCCCACTCCTTTTTGTTCCTGGAAACCACGACGTCCGCGGTAGAGATGCTCGCACCATGCCCGAGGCCTTAACTCCCTGGCCACTGAACGATGACGACCCTCATCGCTTGGCCCCCACCCCCTTGGCCATGGGCCGTTACTGCTTTGCCAAACGCATTGGGCCAGTGGCCATTATCGGTCTGGATACAGGAGAAGACAAACCGGACAACCGCGATGTCTTCGGCGGCATGGCAGCCTATGAACCTTACCGGGAGGCTCAACGTGATTGGCTCCTCAAGGTTCTCCAACAAAACGAAATCAAAAACGCTCCCTATCTGCTCGCGTTCTGCCACATCCCTCTGATTGGTCTTGAGGGAGAAAACGACGGCACCGGGGACACAGGCTACGCTTCCTACTCAGGCTTTGGGCAGCAGCTCTGGCTCAAACCACTGGTCGATGCCGGCTGCCAAATGCTTTTCAGCGGTCACACCCACCGTCACAGAATTGACAAACCCAGCCAAGCGTTCCCGATCTATCAAGTTGTCGGGGGAGGCCCGAAAACCAAGGATGCACGCCTCATTCACATTCAGGCAGACAACAAACAACTGAACGTCAAGGTTGAGGATCTCAACCAGACCACCGTCAATGCCGTCACGCTGAAACCAAGGAGCTAATGGATCACCATCCATACCTCCTTTCAACTGAGCATTAAGAAAATACTTTCTCACTCAACACCTGTGCCGTTCGCAATGGAGAGCAACCTC is a genomic window containing:
- the accD gene encoding acetyl-CoA carboxylase, carboxyltransferase subunit beta, with translation MGIFSKPKLKGKGPTRDSMPDHLWTKCTDCGELIHTLDLQQNHQVCPECNHHFLMPSRERIQLIADPGSFEETHAGLFSKNPLNFDKYEEKISMLREKTDLNDAVVTGSLTIEGKPTMIAVMDFKFFAGSMGSVVGEKITRAIEEATEQKCAIIIVSSSSGARMQEGLLSLMQMAKTCAALAKHADAGLPYISVMTHPTTGGVTASYATIGDINLAEPKCMIGFAGPRVVKETTHQDLPPGFQTAEFMLEHGLIDDIVHRRKLRNKLGQLLKYLLP
- a CDS encoding bifunctional folylpolyglutamate synthase/dihydrofolate synthase; translated protein: MTYSEALDWLYATQQFGIKLGLEQPRRLLRETLGFPSAKTKVIHVAGTNGKGSTCAILNALARSCGVRTGLFTSPHLVDFRERIQVSGQHIPEATTAKYLDDLKRLCADWEHHPTFFELTLAVAMRHFRQQECELILLETGMGGRLDATTAVPADLAVITPIAMDHSQWLGETLEEIAAEKAGIIVPKKPVLSSRQDPAARHVIEQEANECRAPLEFITEPLSGYHVNIPGPHQKDNAALALAAAHSIGLPLNADTVRHALSTVTWPGRFERLEDHPIILDATHNPHAAKALVSTWNEVYPNQKASLVFGAVEGKNTEEVLDIIAPIAKHIHLTPVNSPRSLSPEDLVQALPAGAPPHTLHESLDEAIKKLSPAPHTGEERGVNDPILITGSLFLIGQAKAILAGESTRSSSQ
- a CDS encoding MBL fold metallo-hydrolase, translated to MTFQSLLRRAEIGANSYLLELDDTRIILDSGMHPKEEGSDSLPAHHEIPANSIDSIFVSHSHLDHSGSLPVLMRDQENADVYMTPATSKLVDALLHNSVNVMESKRTELGITEYPFYTHRELDQLEKRWRTFNYERPFDIGGPDSNVRATFYDAGHILGSAGVLLETLDQRIFYTGDVQFENQTLIPGATLPEEDIDTLIIETTRGASPRPESYSRDEEELRFAESINDCLKGGGSVLVPVFAMGKTQEVLTMINRFKAEGLIPDAPVYIGGLSTKMTLIFDEFADSTPRNQPGFQILRDMEVKTGGRRKRRAPITYQRGAIYALSSGMMTEKTVSNNFARGFINNPKNHLLFVGYADPDSPAGHIRSGSLGDLIDLDPEQDPVQFNCPMEVFDFSGHATRDDLLDYILRVNPKRTFLVHGDMDASEWFAQQLAEKLPDCETIIPFPGKKY
- a CDS encoding C25 family cysteine peptidase; the protein is MIPRVLIYLTAILSLPLIADEKPAKVLLVTSPELADAWKPYAIWKQKQGKPVKVVTTEEIEKIYPGPDIQEKIRQCVRKHIDAGGLRWVVLGGDSLPGGKGVVPDRDTVHINMWGEKRDIPTDIYYLSPTNWDADGDGIYGEFEEDKVAISYPDGSVGLGRIPVRTAEDVKAYTDKVVAYESRYPKGAFGKNFIYTCEVKGAYPKVRRSWDDHVSKVLKGGEMSRYFSHETPWDDAKPGDYDLNPDNWVKMLNSKQTGKYHFHGHGLLDCWVLEKHQKFTRKHVAKLTNKDAYPIITTVSCFTGHYDAVKDPCIAESMLRVPDAGAIAIVAPCREGKPHFVNPRESFPLMMWEGKMDGTTRTMTYFWEMGIGQKLSTGEALMKTKAKLAEKAKASANYHMCLVELNLLGDPTIEVHP
- a CDS encoding O-acetylhomoserine aminocarboxypropyltransferase/cysteine synthase family protein codes for the protein MKLETLCLHGGQQPDPTTNACAVPVYRTSSFTFNSTEHAANLFALKELGNIYSRLMNPTTDVLEKRVCLLEGAPEMGGLAFASGTAAIHNTIINLAEAGDNIVSARNLYGGSYTMFNDILPKMGIDVTLVDSTDPANFEAAIDENTRALFCETVSNPALEVADLEAIAAVAKAHGIPLIVDATFSTPYLTNPLEHGADIVVHSLTKWFGGHGIGIGGIVVDSGRFNWGAGKHPLYDEPDNSYHGLRWGHDLPEPLAPLAFILRMRTVPLRNLGACISPDNAWQFLQGIETLPLRVERHSENALKVAEYLQGHEAVEWVRFPGLTSDPEYGRCQKYLKGKGGGMVVFELKDGSEAGQKFIEGLKLFLHLANVGDAKSLAIHPATTTHSQLNVEQQLAGGISPGLIRLSVGIEHIDDILADLDQALKLASS
- a CDS encoding metallophosphoesterase family protein, with amino-acid sequence MKRRTFLGSLAAASSISGIAAADEPKAPGVDNVKLLSPPVIQNPGEDAFTVAWAVSGMATGWVEWGTTPELGKQSIPAHHGLMSMSEYALSARIENLPTDTPIYYRTVTIPIHYKNAYAIERGTPLVGKTRKLKLPTAEASSCSLTMVNDTHDHADTLNALAKRIEAINPDAHLWNGDACNDFHNPQLMARICLTPGQHKDQPEHGGWASTRPLLFVPGNHDVRGRDARTMPEALTPWPLNDDDPHRLAPTPLAMGRYCFAKRIGPVAIIGLDTGEDKPDNRDVFGGMAAYEPYREAQRDWLLKVLQQNEIKNAPYLLAFCHIPLIGLEGENDGTGDTGYASYSGFGQQLWLKPLVDAGCQMLFSGHTHRHRIDKPSQAFPIYQVVGGGPKTKDARLIHIQADNKQLNVKVEDLNQTTVNAVTLKPRS